The genomic interval TGCTCCCCGCCCCTCGGGCGTACCCCCCACTTGACGAGGATCGGGGTTCACGGGAGTATTGGCCCGTTCGCTCCCATCGCTCGCTGGTCTCTGTGCTCCAGGGTGTGACATCTCGGCCGTCAAGGCCGAGTCTGTCCCGCAGCTATCCCTTTTCGTCGAGGGAGGGGTGTATATGAGGACACCGGCCATCCGAATCCTCGTGGCAGCCGTCGTGGCGGTCATGGCGCTCGGCAGTCCCGCTCGAGCGCATCACCGACCGAACAACGAGGTGCTCATCGGCGGAGCGATCTCCCAGACCGGCCAGTACGCGGAGCCCGCCGGCCGGCAGGTCAACTCGATCAAGCTCTGGGTGGACGAGGTCAACGCCCGCGGCGGGCTCCTCGGCCACAAGGTCACGCTGGAGCTGCTCGACGACAAGTCGGACGTCCAGACCGCCATCAAGCTCTACGAGAAGCTCATCACCGAGGACAAGGTCGACGTGCTGCTCGGCCCCTACTCGAGCGGCATCACCGAGGCGGTGGCCAATATCACCGAACGCTACAAGATGCCGTTCGTGGCCTACGGGGCATCCGCCAGCCAGATCTGGGAGAAGGGGCGCAAGTACATCTTCAACATCGTGGCGGTGGCAGAGGACTATCAGAAGGGGGCGGTCCACCTGGCCAAGCAGATCGGGGTGAAGCGCCTCGCGGTCATCGGCCAGGACAGCCTCTTCCCGCGGACGGCCGGCAAGGGCGCCAAGGACTGGGCCAAGAAGCTCGGCGTCGAGGTCGTCCTCGACGAGAACTACCCGCCCAAGCAGACCGACTTCACCGCCCTGCTGCAGAAGATCCGCGCCGCCGGCGCGGAGGCGGTCATCTCCAACAGCTACTTCGCGGACTCCAGCGCGCAGCTCCGACAGATGCGCGAGCTGGGCATCGACTTCAAGATGTACTCGAGCACCGTGGGGCCGAGCCTGCCCAACTTCGCCGAGCAGCTCGGCAACACTGCCGAGTACGTGCTCGGCTACAGCCAGTGGGAGCCGCTGCCCGACGTTCTCAAGCATCCCGGGATGAAGCAGTACATCGACGCCTACGAGAAGCGCTTCGGGGAGAAGCCGAACTACCACGCGGGCAGCACCTACGGAGCCATGCAGGTCACCGAGGCCGCCATCAAGAAGGCGGGCGGCTTCGATAGCGAGAAGATCCGCCAGGCCCTGGCCACCATGGAGGTCGACACCGTCTTCGGCCGCTACAAGGTCGACGCCCGGGGCATGAACGGCCACGAAGGTCTCACCTTCCAGATCCTCAAGGGGCAGCGCCGCGTGGTGTGGCCCGAGAAGTGGGCCGAGACCAAGGCCGAGCTGCCGATGCCGGAGTGGAGCAAGCGCTAGGAGCGCGTCTGGGCAGCCTCCGTTCGAGCGCGGGCTTCGCCCGCGCCACCCTGCTCCGGGGGAGGCTCGGAGGGGGCCGTCGAGGCCCCCTTCGACTCCTCGCCGACCGGGACGCGGCCGGCGGGAGGTGACGGATGGAGCGGAGCGACGTCCGGAGCCTCTACTGGCTGGCCGCGTTCCTGGCCGGCGCCTACGCCCTGCCCTTCGCGATCGGGCTCTGGTACGGATCCGTCCACGCCAACGCGATCTGGTTCGGGTACCTGGCCACCGTGGTTCTGTCCGGCGTCCTGCAGGGCGGCGTGTACGCGATGTTCGCGGTCGGCCTCACCTTGATCTTCGGGGTGATGCGCATCATCAACGCGGCCCACGGCGAGCTGGTCATGATGGGGGCCTACCTCACCTGGGTCATGTTCTTCCATCTCGGGCTCGATCCGCTGCTGTCCCTGCTCCTGACCATCCCCATCGCGTTCCTCCTGGGGATGGCTCTCCAGAAGGTGCTGCTCCAGGCGGTCGTCGGGCAACCCGAGCTGACCGCGCTGCTCGTGACCTTCGGCCTGGGCCTCACGATCGTCTACGTGACCGAGCTGATCTTCACCACCGACTTCCGCACCATCCCGTACGCGCCCGGAACCGTTCGGCTCACCCGGACGATCGCGGTCGGCCAGAACAAGCTGATCAGCTTCGCGATCGCGGTGACCATCTCGGCCGCCGTTTACCTGTTCCTCAAGCTGAGCCGCCTCGGCAAAGCCATCCGGGCCACCGCGCTCAACCCCGAGGTCGCCATGATCTGCGGCATCTCGGTGTCGCGCATCTATCTCATCACCACCGGCCTGTCCGCGGCGCTGGCGGTGGCGGGAGGGGCGCTGGTATCCATCCAGTTCGGGTTCAACCCGGAGACCGGCACGCTGTACACCCTGCAGGCCTTCACCATCATCATCCTCGGCGGCCGGGGCCACTACGTGGGCGCCCTGATCGGCGGAGTCATGCTGGCGGTGCTGGAGAGCCTCGTCTCCCTGCTGATCCCCAACGGCACCGCGATGACCGAGCTGGCCGCCTACTCGCTCCTGATCTTCGTGCTGCTGATCCGGCCCGGCGGCCTCATGGGCGTGAAGGAGGCCTGAGCCGACCTCGTGAGACGATCCGAGCACCTCCGGAACCTCGTCGCGCTCGCCGCCCTCGGCCTGGTCCTGGCCCTGCTGCCCTCGGCGCTGACCGTCTACCTGCGCTCCTTCGCGATGTTCACGATGATGTACGTCGTGCTCGCGCTGAGCTGGAACATCATCAGCGGCTTCACCGGGTACACCTCGTTCGGGCACGTGATCTTCTACGGGATCGGCTCCTACACCTGCGCCATCCTGGTGGCCGATCACGGCTGGCACTGGCTACCCACCCTCCTGGTGGCGGCCGGGGTGGCCGCCGCGATCGGCATCGCACTCGGCTACCCGGTGCTGCGCCTGAAGGGGCCGTACTTCGCCATCGCGATGCTCGGCGCCGCCGAGGGCATGCGGGTGATCGCCACCGTGTGGGACGGCCTGACCCACGGCGGGCTCGGCATCAGCTTTCCGAGCACCGAGAACTCGGTCTCCACCTACTACGCGATGCTCGTGCTGATGCTGATGACCATCGTGGTGGCTTACGTCGTCGGCCACTCCCGCTTCGGCATCCGCCTGAACGCGATCCGGGAGGACGAGCTGGCCGCGCAGGCGCTCGGCATCAACACGACCGCCTACAAGCTGACCGCCTTCACCCTGTCCGCGGTGTTCCCGGCGATGGCGGGCGGCATCCAGGCCTACAAGGTCCTCTACATCGATCCGCCGTCGGTGTTCCTGGTCCAGATCACGATCGCGATGGCGCTCATGTCCATGCTCGGCGGCAAGGGCACCGTGATCGGCCCCATCGTGGGCGCGGTCCTGCTCTACACCGCCCAGGAGCTGACGTGGGTGAACTTCCCGACCGCGCACCTGATCGCCTACGGGCTGTTCATCGTGGTGATCGCCCGGTTCATGCCGCGGGGTCTGGTCGGCTTCGCGGTCGACCGGGGCTGGGCTCGCAAGGGGATGGTCCATTGACCGGGCAGGAAGGCGCCGCCGCGCGTGCGGACGATGCGGTGGGGGGGCATGGGGGAGGAGCAGCGGCGCTCCCCCCCATTCTGGACGTCCGCGATCTCCGAAAGGTCTTTGGCGGAGTCCACGCGGTGGATGGCTGCTCCTTCGCGGTGCCTCGCGGGCAGATCTCGGGCCTCATCGGCCCCAACGGCTCCGGCAAGACCACCACCTTCAACCTGCTGACCGGGCTGGCCGCCCCCGACTCCGGGCAGGTGATCTACCAGGGGGAGGACATCGCGGGCCGCCGGCCCTACGAGATCTTCCGCCGGGGCATCACCCGGACCTTCCAGATCACGCGGATCTTCCGCGAGATGACGGTGCTCGAGAACATGCTCTCGGTGACCGGCCTTCGGGTGCCCGATCGGGTGGCCCGGGCGCGCGCCGAGGAGCTCATCGCCTTCGTCAACCTCTCGGGCCTGCGCGCCGAGTACGGCGGTCGCCTCTCCTACGGGCAGCAGAAGCTGCTCGAGTTCGCGCGGGCCCTGATGACCGAGCCCGACCTCATCCTGCTCGACGAGCCGGCCGCCGGGATCAACCGCACCCTGCTCCAGCAGCTGCTCGACCACATCCATCGCCTCCAGGAGCAGGGCAAGACGATCCTGATCGTGGAGCACGACATGAACGTGATCATGAACCACTGCGAGCGCATCTTCGTCCTCGACGGAGGCGTGAAGATCGCGGAGGGGCCGCCCGCGGAGATCCAGCGCAACGAGCGGGTAGTGGACGCCTACTTCGGTCGGCGCCGGCGCTGAGCATGTCGCTCCTCGAGCTGCGGGCGGTCCAGGCCGGCTACGGGCCGATCCAGATCCTGCACGGCGTCTCGCTCCACGTCGACGCCGGCGAGGTGGTCGCGGTGATCGGCCCGAACGGCGCCGGCAAGTCGACGACCTTCAAGGCGGTGATGGGCTTCATCACCTTCCTGGGCGGCGAGGTCGTGTTCGACGGCCAGAGCCTGGTCGGGCTGTCCCCGGACCGCATCCTCGCTCGCGGCCTCGCCTACGTGCCCCAGGGCCGGGTCGTCTTCACCCAGATGACGGTCCGCGAGAACCTCGAGATGGGCGCCTACCTCGAGCGCGACCCGGCCAAGGTTCGCGAGGCGATGGAGTACGTGTTCACGCTGTTCCCCCGGCTCGGCGAGCGGCGGCGGCAGCTCGCCGGATCGATGAGCGGCGGCGAGCAGCAGATGCTGGCCATGGGCCGCGGCCTGATGATGCGGCCGAAGATGATGATGCTCGACGAGCCCTCGCTGGGGCTGAGCCCTCGCCTGGTGGACGAGGTCTTCGACAAGATCGCGGAGCTGGCCCGCGGCGGCCTCACCACCATGCTGGTGGAGCAGAACGCGGCCTGGGCCCTGGAGATCTCCGACCGGGGCTACGTCCTCGAGCTGGGTCGGAACCGCTTCGAGGGCGCCGGGCGCGATCTGCTGGCGAATCCCGAGGTGCGTCGCATGTATCTGGGCGGGGGCGACGGGGCGCCGAGCTGGAGAGCGCCGACTTGAGTCGATGTGCGCCCGCCGGCGCCTTGCGGCGGTGTCGGCCGCGCAGTATACTCCGACCCCAACCGCGGACCCCTCCGGGGTCCGCGGCAGTCACCTGATCGTCCCACGTTCGAGCTCGGTCGCATCGGCCGGAGACATCACATGGTCCGATTCGTCCTCTCTCGCATCGGGCAGACGCTGGCCGTGCTCTTCACGGTCTCGGTGATCATCTTTGCCCTGATGCGGATGATCCCCGGTGACCCCGTGCTCATGCGCCTCGGCGACGACTTCACGGAGGAGGCCTACGAGCGCCTGCGCGGCGAGCTCGGCTTCGACCGCTCCATCGTCACGCAGTACCTCATCTGGCTCGGACAGGTGCTCCGGGGGGATCTCGGTGACTCGTTCCTGAACCACGAGCGGGTCAGCCGCCTGGTCCTGGAGGCGTTCGTCCCCACGCTGATCCTCGTGCTGGCCAGCGTGATCGTCGGCATTCTCATCGCGGTGCCCTCGGGTATCGTCGCCGCGATGCGGAAGGACTCGCTGTGGGACTGGGGCTCGATGGGCTTCGCCATCTTCGTCTACTCGATGCCGTCCTTCTGGAAGGGCATCATCCTGATCTGGATCTTCAGCGTCTATCTCGGCTGGTTCCCCGCGATGGGTTACGTGCCGCCGTGGACGAACCTGTCGCAGGGCCTCTGGCGCCTCGTCCTGCCCGCGGTGACCCTGGGCACGTTCTTCTCGGGCCTGGTGGCGCGCATCATCCGCTCGAGCCTGCTCGAGGTGCTCGATCAGGACTACGTCAAGGCGGCGCGTGCCCGCGGCGTGCGCCGGGCCGCGCTCGTCTACAAGCACGCGCTGGCCAACGCCCTGATCCCGGTGGTGACGGTGATCGGGCTGCAGTTCGGGGCCCTCCTCGGCGGCGCGGTGCTCACCGAAACCGTGTTCGCCATCCCGGGCATGGGGCGGCTCTCGGTCAACGCCATCCTGAACCGCGACTACTCGGTCGTGCAGGGCACGATCCTGGTCGGCGTCTTCGCGGTGGTGGTGGTGAATCTGCTGGTCGACCTGGCCTACGCCTTCCTCAACCCGAGGATCCGGGTGGCCTAGTGGCGCAGCCGCTCGAGGCCGACGGCCGTCGCTTCGATCCGGAAGACGTGGGCCGGCCCGGCCCCGCGGTCGCACCGGCGGCCCCGTCCCGGACGAGCCTCGGGCGCTGGTGGCGCCGGTTCGCGCGCAATCCGGGGGCGCTGTTCGGGCTCGTGGTGTTCCTCGGCATCGTCGCGATGGCGGTGCTGGCCCCGCTGCTGGCGCCCTACGATCCGATCGCGCAGGGGGTGGGCACGCCGCTGGAGGGGCCGTCCGCCGCCCACTGGGCGGGCACCGACAGCTTCGGCCGCGACATCTGGAGCCGCATCATCTACGGCTCGCGGGTGGCCCTGGTGGTCGGCATCGTCGCGGTGCTCCTGGCCATGGTGATCGGGGTGACGCTCGGGCTGATCTCCGGCTACTACGGCGGCTGGGTCGACGTGGTGATCATGCGGGTGATGGACGGGCTCTTCGCCTTCCCGATCATCATCCTGGCCATCGCGATGATGGCGGTGATGGGCTTCGGCGTGCGCAACGTGATCATCGCGGTCGGGGTGGGATTCATCGCTCCGTTCGCGCGGGTCACGCGCGGCGACGTCCTCGCCGTGAAGGAAGAGCCCTACATCGAGGCGGCCCGGCTCGCCGGCGTGGGCAGCCTCGCCATCATCTTCCAGCACGTGCTGCCCAACGTGATGGCGCCGATCATCGTGCAGGGCGCGCTGCGGGTCTCGGGCGCGATCATCACCGAGGCGGGCCTGTCCTTCCTGGGGCTGGGTCCGCCGCCGCCCACGCCGGCGTGGGGCCGCATGATCGCGGAAGGGCAGACGTTCATCGTGATGGCCCCACACATCTCGACGTTCCCGGGCATCGCCCTCATGCTGGCCATCGTCGCGCTCAACCTGCTGGGCGACGGCCTGCGCGACACCCTCGACCCGCGGATGCGCAGATGAGGGCAACGAGCCGCCCCTCCGAGCCGGTGGCCGACGCTCCCCCCCAGATCGTCTTGGAGGTCCGCGGACTCACCGTCGAGTTCGACTCGGAGGACGGTCCGCTGCGGGCGGTGGACGACGTGGGCTTCCAGATCCGCCGCGGGGAGATCGTCGGGCTCGTGGGCGAATCGGGCGCGGGCAAGTCGCTCACCTCGGAGGCCATCCTGGGCCTGATCCGCCGGCCTCCCGGGCGCGTCACCGGCGAAGTCCGCTTCGGGGGGCGCGATCTCCTCGCGCTGGACGAGTCGGCGCTGGCCCGCATCCGGGGCAAGGACATCGCGATGATCTTCCAGAATCCGAGCGCCTCGCTGAACCCGGTGTTCCGGGTGGGCGAGCAGATGCTGGAGGCGATGGCCCTGCACCTGCCGGAGCGGCGCAGCACGCTGCGGGAGCGCGTGGTCGAGACCCTCGCCCGCGTCGGGATCCCGTCGCCCGCGGCCCGCGCGCGCGACTACCCGCACCAGTTCAGCGGCGGCATGGCCCAGCGGGTGATGATCGGCATGGGCGTCTCGTGCGTGCCGAGCCTGCTCATCGCCGACGAGCCGACCACCGCGCTCGACGTCACCATCCAGGCGCAAGTCCTCGCCCTGATCCGTCGCCTGGCGCGCGAGCTGGGCGTGGCGGTGCTGCTCGTCTCGCACGACCTCGGCATCATCTCGCAGATGTGCCACCGGGTGCTCGTGCTGTACGCCGGCCGCGTGGTCGAGTCGGCGCCGGTCGCGGCCATCTTCCGGGCTCCCGCGCATCCCTATACGCGCGGGCTCATCGAGTGCCTGCCGCAGCTCGAGGGCACCGCCCGGCTGGGCGCCATCACCGGCAATATGCCCGGGCTGCGGGCCCTGCCGACCGGCTGCCGGTTTCATCCGCGCTGCCCCATCGCGGAGCCGCGCTGCTCGACGGAGTCGCCGGCGCTGCGGGACCTCGCGACCGGCCACGCGGCCGCGTGTCACCTGGCGGGGACGCGGTGACCACCAGCGGCGCGCTGCTCGAGGTCCGGGATCTCGTCAAGC from Candidatus Methylomirabilota bacterium carries:
- a CDS encoding branched-chain amino acid ABC transporter permease, whose translation is MERSDVRSLYWLAAFLAGAYALPFAIGLWYGSVHANAIWFGYLATVVLSGVLQGGVYAMFAVGLTLIFGVMRIINAAHGELVMMGAYLTWVMFFHLGLDPLLSLLLTIPIAFLLGMALQKVLLQAVVGQPELTALLVTFGLGLTIVYVTELIFTTDFRTIPYAPGTVRLTRTIAVGQNKLISFAIAVTISAAVYLFLKLSRLGKAIRATALNPEVAMICGISVSRIYLITTGLSAALAVAGGALVSIQFGFNPETGTLYTLQAFTIIILGGRGHYVGALIGGVMLAVLESLVSLLIPNGTAMTELAAYSLLIFVLLIRPGGLMGVKEA
- a CDS encoding ABC transporter ATP-binding protein; translated protein: MRATSRPSEPVADAPPQIVLEVRGLTVEFDSEDGPLRAVDDVGFQIRRGEIVGLVGESGAGKSLTSEAILGLIRRPPGRVTGEVRFGGRDLLALDESALARIRGKDIAMIFQNPSASLNPVFRVGEQMLEAMALHLPERRSTLRERVVETLARVGIPSPAARARDYPHQFSGGMAQRVMIGMGVSCVPSLLIADEPTTALDVTIQAQVLALIRRLARELGVAVLLVSHDLGIISQMCHRVLVLYAGRVVESAPVAAIFRAPAHPYTRGLIECLPQLEGTARLGAITGNMPGLRALPTGCRFHPRCPIAEPRCSTESPALRDLATGHAAACHLAGTR
- a CDS encoding ABC transporter permease; translation: MVRFVLSRIGQTLAVLFTVSVIIFALMRMIPGDPVLMRLGDDFTEEAYERLRGELGFDRSIVTQYLIWLGQVLRGDLGDSFLNHERVSRLVLEAFVPTLILVLASVIVGILIAVPSGIVAAMRKDSLWDWGSMGFAIFVYSMPSFWKGIILIWIFSVYLGWFPAMGYVPPWTNLSQGLWRLVLPAVTLGTFFSGLVARIIRSSLLEVLDQDYVKAARARGVRRAALVYKHALANALIPVVTVIGLQFGALLGGAVLTETVFAIPGMGRLSVNAILNRDYSVVQGTILVGVFAVVVVNLLVDLAYAFLNPRIRVA
- a CDS encoding ABC transporter ATP-binding protein, which produces MDGCSFAVPRGQISGLIGPNGSGKTTTFNLLTGLAAPDSGQVIYQGEDIAGRRPYEIFRRGITRTFQITRIFREMTVLENMLSVTGLRVPDRVARARAEELIAFVNLSGLRAEYGGRLSYGQQKLLEFARALMTEPDLILLDEPAAGINRTLLQQLLDHIHRLQEQGKTILIVEHDMNVIMNHCERIFVLDGGVKIAEGPPAEIQRNERVVDAYFGRRRR
- a CDS encoding ABC transporter permease, with translation MAQPLEADGRRFDPEDVGRPGPAVAPAAPSRTSLGRWWRRFARNPGALFGLVVFLGIVAMAVLAPLLAPYDPIAQGVGTPLEGPSAAHWAGTDSFGRDIWSRIIYGSRVALVVGIVAVLLAMVIGVTLGLISGYYGGWVDVVIMRVMDGLFAFPIIILAIAMMAVMGFGVRNVIIAVGVGFIAPFARVTRGDVLAVKEEPYIEAARLAGVGSLAIIFQHVLPNVMAPIIVQGALRVSGAIITEAGLSFLGLGPPPPTPAWGRMIAEGQTFIVMAPHISTFPGIALMLAIVALNLLGDGLRDTLDPRMRR
- a CDS encoding ABC transporter ATP-binding protein encodes the protein MSLLELRAVQAGYGPIQILHGVSLHVDAGEVVAVIGPNGAGKSTTFKAVMGFITFLGGEVVFDGQSLVGLSPDRILARGLAYVPQGRVVFTQMTVRENLEMGAYLERDPAKVREAMEYVFTLFPRLGERRRQLAGSMSGGEQQMLAMGRGLMMRPKMMMLDEPSLGLSPRLVDEVFDKIAELARGGLTTMLVEQNAAWALEISDRGYVLELGRNRFEGAGRDLLANPEVRRMYLGGGDGAPSWRAPT
- a CDS encoding amino acid ABC transporter substrate-binding protein, which produces MRTPAIRILVAAVVAVMALGSPARAHHRPNNEVLIGGAISQTGQYAEPAGRQVNSIKLWVDEVNARGGLLGHKVTLELLDDKSDVQTAIKLYEKLITEDKVDVLLGPYSSGITEAVANITERYKMPFVAYGASASQIWEKGRKYIFNIVAVAEDYQKGAVHLAKQIGVKRLAVIGQDSLFPRTAGKGAKDWAKKLGVEVVLDENYPPKQTDFTALLQKIRAAGAEAVISNSYFADSSAQLRQMRELGIDFKMYSSTVGPSLPNFAEQLGNTAEYVLGYSQWEPLPDVLKHPGMKQYIDAYEKRFGEKPNYHAGSTYGAMQVTEAAIKKAGGFDSEKIRQALATMEVDTVFGRYKVDARGMNGHEGLTFQILKGQRRVVWPEKWAETKAELPMPEWSKR
- a CDS encoding branched-chain amino acid ABC transporter permease, which gives rise to MRRSEHLRNLVALAALGLVLALLPSALTVYLRSFAMFTMMYVVLALSWNIISGFTGYTSFGHVIFYGIGSYTCAILVADHGWHWLPTLLVAAGVAAAIGIALGYPVLRLKGPYFAIAMLGAAEGMRVIATVWDGLTHGGLGISFPSTENSVSTYYAMLVLMLMTIVVAYVVGHSRFGIRLNAIREDELAAQALGINTTAYKLTAFTLSAVFPAMAGGIQAYKVLYIDPPSVFLVQITIAMALMSMLGGKGTVIGPIVGAVLLYTAQELTWVNFPTAHLIAYGLFIVVIARFMPRGLVGFAVDRGWARKGMVH